The stretch of DNA CGCAAGAAATCCGCTCATCTCCCCAAGAAAGCCTTCCTCCTGACACTGCTACAATGACGTTGGAGGAATTCCTCGAAAGCGATTTAGAGGGATATGAATACATTAAAGGAGAATTAGTCCCAGTGCCGCCTACCTCAATGGAGCATGGTGATATTAGTATGAACCTAATTTCACCGTTAAATTCATACATTCGTGAAAATCAATTAGGGCGGGTCTACATACCGGACACAGGCTTTAAAGTTAGGGAGCGCGTCTTAATACCAGATATCGCGTTTCTTTCAAACGAACATATACCCGAGGATCGCAGTAAAGCATCTCCAGTCCCACCAGACCTCGCCGTTGAAGTGGTTTCTCCGACGGATATATGGCATCAGGTTGAAGAAAAGGCTTTCGCTTACCTTGAGGCTGGGACACAACTCGTATGGGTGATTAAACCCCGGTCCAAAACAGTCACGGTCTACCGTTCGGAGACAGACATTACATTGCTCACTCGGAATGATACACTCACGGGTGAACAGGTCATCGAAGGCTTTTCTTGTCAAGTAGCAGAACTTTTTGAATAAGCACAGTCGTAACTACACACGATTTTATTTGTAGCACAAACTTTCAGTTTGTGACCTCGAAAAAAACCAGGAGCTTTTAAAATTAAAAAGGACAACATCTATGCTAATCGCAGATGTAAACGAAATGGAAGGGCGCACCTATCCCGCCCGTAGACGCACCAAAAATCTCGTCGGTGGCGCATCCCCGATCCAAATAGGCGAGTTCTGTATGGGGTTCGTCGTCTTAGAACCCAACGGTGGACAAGTGCCGTGGCACAACCACGAACAGGAAGAAATCTACTTCATCGTTGAAGGCGAAGGCGAAATGTGTCTCGGTGAGGAACGTCAAACCCTCTCCGCAGGTCAGACCGTTTTTATTCCTTCATGGGTTTTCCATCAGTTGACGAACACCGGTGACACACCGATGCACATGGTCTACTGCTATGGACCCGCAGGCGATGTGGCGCATTGGAAGCAGGAACTCACCGGCACCCTCCCAAAAGCCGGTGTGGACGCACCCCCACTCCCAGAAGGCGCAGCCCCCCAATGTACTGACAAACCTTAGATAGGTTTATCCGTTTTCGTGTGGATTGGGAATAGAATAAGGAAGTAGAATAATAAACGATGCGTAGCACATACCCGAGAATGATAGAAATCTACCGTTCTCGGAATGGTCGAGAACCTTTCACAGAATGGTTGAACACAATTCGAGATCGGAAAACGCAAAGACGTATTCGGACCCGCCTCGCATCTCTTAAATTGGGCAATTTCGGAAATTACAAATCTGTCGGTGAGGGGGTATTTGAGTTGCGTTTTCACTTCGGGGTAGGTTATCGAATTTATTTTGGTGAAGTGAATAATGCCGTTGTTCTTCTACTCTGTGGAGGGGATAAATCATCACAGACGCGCGACATTGAACGGGCAAAAACCTATTGGTTGGAGTACAAGGAGATGCACCCATGAAAAAAATGAGAACGTACCGCGAGTACCTTATAGATATATTCGCCGATCGCGATGAAGCGATTGGGCACCTCCAAGTAGCACTTGAAGATTACCCAACGCATGTGGATATGGACACATTTCTATTCTTGCTTGAAATCGTTGTAGAAGCCCAAGGCGGAATTGCTGAACTTGCCAAGCAAACCAACACTAAACCACATGTCCTTTCGGACGCGCTCACCAGTAACGATATACAGCTGATTGATAGACTCGGAACAATTCTTAGAGCCCTCGGATACCGGCTTTCGATCGAACCGTTAGAGGCAGAAAACCTCAAGCTTGAAACCACCACCACGACGGAACAAGCTGCAACAGCATCTCTGTCAGAAAATCAAGGCACACCCCGACAAGCAGTTAAGTAGTAGGAGACACATGACCCATCAGACTGAAAAAACACACCGCGTCGGCATCATCATGAACGGTGTCACCGGTAGAATGGGAACAAACCAACACCTTATCCGATCCATCTTGGCAATCGCCGAAGACGGCGGCATCCCGATTGGGGACGGTGAAGTCATTATGCCCGACCCGTTTCTTGTCGGCAGGAATCCAGCGAAACTGGAGAAATTATCCGAAACAACAGGCGTTGAGAAGTGGAGCACAGATCTCGACGCTGCGCTCGCTGATGATGCTTACAGCGTTTACTTTGACGCACAGGTTACATCCCGTCGCGTCGATGCCGTCCAAGCCG from Candidatus Poribacteria bacterium encodes:
- a CDS encoding cupin domain-containing protein yields the protein MLIADVNEMEGRTYPARRRTKNLVGGASPIQIGEFCMGFVVLEPNGGQVPWHNHEQEEIYFIVEGEGEMCLGEERQTLSAGQTVFIPSWVFHQLTNTGDTPMHMVYCYGPAGDVAHWKQELTGTLPKAGVDAPPLPEGAAPQCTDKP
- a CDS encoding Uma2 family endonuclease, yielding MEAQEIRSSPQESLPPDTATMTLEEFLESDLEGYEYIKGELVPVPPTSMEHGDISMNLISPLNSYIRENQLGRVYIPDTGFKVRERVLIPDIAFLSNEHIPEDRSKASPVPPDLAVEVVSPTDIWHQVEEKAFAYLEAGTQLVWVIKPRSKTVTVYRSETDITLLTRNDTLTGEQVIEGFSCQVAELFE
- a CDS encoding type II toxin-antitoxin system RelE/ParE family toxin, which codes for MIEIYRSRNGREPFTEWLNTIRDRKTQRRIRTRLASLKLGNFGNYKSVGEGVFELRFHFGVGYRIYFGEVNNAVVLLLCGGDKSSQTRDIERAKTYWLEYKEMHP